Proteins from a genomic interval of Neovison vison isolate M4711 chromosome 4, ASM_NN_V1, whole genome shotgun sequence:
- the NDUFB9 gene encoding NADH dehydrogenase [ubiquinone] 1 beta subcomplex subunit 9: MAFCAPGAYLTHQQKVLRLYKRALRHLESYCVHRDKYRYFACLMRARFEEHKNEKDMVKATQLLRAAEEEFWNNQHPQPYIFPDSPGGTSYERYECYKVPEWCLDDWHPSEKAMYPDYFAKREQWKKLRMESWEREVKQLQEETPVGGPSTEALPPARKEGDLPPLWWHIVTRPRERPM, from the exons ATGGCGTTCTGCGCGCCGGGTGCTTACCTGACCCACCAGCAGAAAGTGTTGCGGCTTTACAAGCGGGCGCTGCGCCACCTGGAATCGTATTGCGTCcacag GGACAAATACCGGTACTTTGCCTGTTTGATGAGAGCCCGGTTTGAAGAACATAAGAATGAGAAGGACATGGTGAAGGCCACCCAGCTGCTGAGGGCCGCAGAAGAAGAATTCTGGAACAATCAGCATCCCCAACCTTACATCTTCCCTGATTCTCCAGGAGGGACCTCCTATGAGAGATACGAGTGTTACAAG GTGCCCGAATGGTGCTTAGATGACTGGCATCCGTCCGAGAAGGCAATGTATCCTGATTACTTCGCCAAGAGAGAGCAGTGGAAGAAGCTGCGGATGGAAAGCTGGGAGCGGGAG GTTAAGCAGCTGCAGGAGGAAACCCCAGTTGGTGGTCCCAGCACTGAAGCTTTGCCCCCGGCCCGGAAGGAAGGTGATCTGCCCCCCCTGTGGTGGCACATTGTGACCAGGCCCCGGGAGCGGCCCatgtag